The following coding sequences are from one Plasmodium coatneyi strain Hackeri chromosome 11, complete sequence window:
- a CDS encoding KIR protein: protein MNQDLQCKVEDLPSRKVYKAFGKNGEHGKHTCTDITNWEEQMEEIVTTALSSPLFDGLDYVKEIAQASCLLSKLKTDSSSCSRICDFFYFWLGDKLCEKVKNIIKVRSIMQGIYQKLGSNNGQCNYQEMNDNFGCPNFRRAKTIFAYYHDYKTIWTALKDSKSRGSSSCCTAYNDYLQQAQYAYGQIQAGWSLNQDDYFAEFWDKFEGNGNGSGTIPKPGELKNKALSEGGDPPPLEGDEDGTDVPSCLTQLLSQPSELAAAPSLPQQDGAASAAAGSSSNIVAPIVSSAVAGIGLPAAVAFFLYKVITIILAKMNNNNDILFIFT from the exons atgaat CAGGACTTGCAGTGCAAGGTGGAAGATTTACCCTCCAGAAAAGTGTATAAAGCATTTGGCAAGAATGGCGAGCACGGCAAACATACATGTACGGACATCACTAAttgggaagaacaaatggaagaaatagtGACAACTGCATTAAGTAGCCCTTTGTTTGATGGTCTAGATTATGTGAAGGAAATTGCGCAGGCTTCTTGCCTTCTATCTAAGTTAAAAACAGATAGTTCATCATGTAGCAGaatttgtgattttttttatttctggtTAGGGGACAAATTATgtgaaaaagtgaagaacaTTATTAAAGTTCGCAGTATTATGCAGGGAATCTATCAGAAACTCGGAAGCAACAACGGTCAATGCAATTACCAAGAAATGAACGATAATTTTGGTTGCCCTAATTTCAGGAGAGCAAAAACCATATTCGCCTATTACCACGATTATAAAACCATATGGACGGCACTAAAAGATTCTAAGTCTCGCGGCTCCTCCTCCTGCTGTACTGCATATAACGACTACCTGCAGCAAGCTCAATATGCTTATGGACAAATACAAGCAGGTTGGTCACTTAATCAAGATGATTACTTTGCAGAATTCTGGGACAAGTTCGAAGGTAATGGTAATGGTAGTGGTACTATCCCAAAACCAGGAGAACTGAAAAATAAGGCACTGTCTGAAGGAGGGGACCCTCCACCACTCGAAGGGGACGAGGACGGAACAGATGTGCCTAGTTGCTTAACACAGTTGCTTTCACAACCTTCAGAACTTGCTGCTGCACCATCATTACCACAGCAGGATGGTGCTGCTAGTGCTGCTGCTGGGAGCAGCAGCAACATCGTCGCACCAATCGTCTCTTCTGCAGTGGCCGGAATAGGCCTACCAGCAGCTGTCGCTTTCTTCCTATACAAAGTAATCACAATTATAttagcaaaaatgaataataataatgacattttattcatatttactTAA
- a CDS encoding SICA antigen — protein MTYLLWKYLFFGKRRKRYRREHQVSGPTLQEQPLDHVDQDDGSHEYTLVKKRRQPRSVPTRTKMPKKQGVGRPVGRRTIIDIHLEVLDECQKGDKQLVRKDFFEILVQEFMGSEFIKEKNVPNVNVPNEEIPSSDSGFAVPGLGFREEDFLPKGNVPMYDIPKEQISSSDSMFRV, from the exons ATGACCtacctcctttggaag tatttgttcttcggtaaaagaagaaaacgttacagaagagaaCATCAAGTTTCTGGTCCAACTTTACAAGAACAACCTCTTGATCATGTCGACCAAGATGATGGttcacatgaatataccttagtaaaaaaacgcagacaaccaagatctgttcCAACGAGAACgaaaatgccaaaaaaacagggcgttGGTCGCCCTGTCGGTCGAcgtaccattattgatattcatttagaagtcttagatgaatgtcaaaaaggggacaaacAATTGGTTCGGaaggacttttttgaaattttggttcaagaatttatgggaagtgaatttataaaggaaaaaaacgttcCTAATGTTAATGTTCCAAATGAAGagattccaagttcagattccgggtttgcggttccaggtttagggtttagggaggaagactttcttcctaagggaaATGTTCCTATGTAtgatattcctaaggaacaaatttcaagttcagattccatgtttagggtgtag